The following are encoded together in the Actinoplanes sp. N902-109 genome:
- a CDS encoding epoxide hydrolase family protein, with amino-acid sequence MQPFRVQIPDDDLDDLRRRLRHARWPQPVPGAGPELGIPADRLRELAEYWRDGYDWRAAEAQLNAHPQFRTEIDGLPVHFLHVRAADPDAPAIVLTHGWPGSVVEYLDLIGPLTDPAAHGGDPADAFHVVVPSLPGFGFSGPLPGTGWGVGRTATAWAELMRRLGYPRYLAQGTDFGSWVSTALGAVDREHVLGVHVNFLITAPPADPAQLAGLTPDEGQRLHRLGQFVEDGSGYMKLQATRPVTAAYALTDSPLGQLAWIAEKVGEWTDWSKEPGDSVDRDRLLTDVSLYWFTRTAATSALLYAESAAMLPVSRDPVVPPPIDVPAAVSVFPADPSQPVRRWAEQALPGIVQWTEHDRGGHFPALEQPALLADDLRRFARTLGLR; translated from the coding sequence ATGCAGCCGTTCCGTGTCCAGATCCCCGACGACGACCTCGACGATTTGCGCCGGCGGCTGCGGCACGCGCGGTGGCCGCAGCCGGTCCCCGGAGCCGGCCCGGAGCTGGGCATCCCGGCGGACCGGCTGCGGGAGCTGGCCGAGTACTGGCGCGACGGCTACGACTGGCGGGCGGCCGAGGCGCAGCTCAACGCCCACCCGCAGTTCCGCACCGAGATCGACGGTCTGCCGGTGCACTTCCTGCACGTGCGGGCCGCGGACCCGGACGCGCCCGCGATCGTGCTGACCCACGGCTGGCCCGGCTCGGTGGTGGAATACCTCGACCTGATCGGCCCGCTCACCGATCCGGCGGCGCACGGCGGCGACCCGGCCGATGCGTTCCACGTCGTGGTGCCGTCGCTGCCGGGCTTCGGCTTCTCCGGCCCGCTTCCCGGTACGGGCTGGGGGGTCGGCCGCACCGCCACCGCGTGGGCCGAGCTGATGCGGCGCCTGGGCTACCCCCGGTATCTGGCCCAGGGCACCGACTTCGGCTCGTGGGTCAGCACCGCGCTGGGCGCCGTCGACCGCGAGCACGTGCTCGGCGTGCACGTCAACTTCCTGATCACCGCCCCGCCGGCCGATCCCGCACAGCTCGCCGGGCTGACGCCGGACGAGGGGCAGCGGCTGCACCGGCTGGGCCAGTTCGTCGAGGACGGCTCGGGTTACATGAAGCTGCAGGCCACCCGGCCGGTGACGGCGGCGTACGCGCTGACCGACTCGCCGCTGGGCCAGCTCGCCTGGATCGCCGAGAAGGTCGGCGAGTGGACCGACTGGTCGAAGGAGCCCGGCGACTCGGTGGACCGCGACCGGCTGCTGACCGACGTGTCGCTGTACTGGTTCACCCGGACGGCGGCGACGTCGGCGCTGCTGTACGCCGAGAGCGCGGCCATGCTGCCGGTGAGCCGGGACCCCGTGGTGCCGCCACCGATCGACGTGCCGGCCGCGGTGTCGGTGTTCCCGGCCGATCCCTCGCAACCGGTGCGCCGCTGGGCGGAGCAGGCGCTGCCGGGCATCGTGCAGTGGACCGAGCACGACCGCGGTGGCCACTTCCCCGCACTCGA
- the tpx gene encoding thiol peroxidase, whose translation MTATTFRGRPVTVHGPRLRAGDPAPDCTVLTTDFTPVRLLSAASGVRIVSSVPSLDTDVCDQQTRRFHEEATRLGDVSVLTVSVDLPFAQRRWCAAAGLAGVRTLSDHRELAFGQAYGVAVDELRVLARAVFVLGPDDVVRYAQYVGEIGEHPAYDEVLAAVRRG comes from the coding sequence ATGACAGCCACCACGTTCCGCGGCCGGCCGGTCACGGTCCACGGGCCCCGGCTGCGCGCCGGTGACCCCGCCCCCGACTGCACCGTGCTGACCACCGACTTCACGCCGGTGCGCCTGCTGTCGGCGGCGTCCGGGGTGCGGATCGTGTCGTCCGTGCCGTCGCTCGACACCGACGTCTGCGACCAGCAGACCCGGCGCTTCCACGAGGAGGCCACCCGGCTCGGCGACGTCAGCGTGCTGACCGTGTCGGTGGACCTGCCGTTCGCCCAGCGGCGCTGGTGCGCGGCGGCCGGCCTGGCCGGCGTGCGGACCCTGTCCGACCACCGGGAGCTGGCGTTCGGGCAGGCGTACGGGGTCGCGGTCGACGAGCTGCGGGTGCTGGCCCGGGCGGTGTTCGTGCTCGGGCCGGACGACGTGGTCCGGTACGCGCAGTACGTCGGTGAGATCGGCGAGCACCCGGCCTACGACGAGGTGCTCGCCGCGGTGCGGCGGGGCTGA
- a CDS encoding acyltransferase, translating to MSTTEKRRRDPAVYGIRGWAALALTTVHVAMFSGLLGTRAFGEHRPPSNAVGGFLVSGMPSFIGVFFVLPALYLYLPLARAVIAGTPGPPQGPAMVRRLVRLLPAYWLMYAVVLVALNRQDVHGLWEVLRPVLLLQIYSPTPFAPHFINGMEVSWTVPSMVQWYLALPLIAWAMRPFAARGATPAARARRLLLPVPVLVAIGVAWLAVVKLNGWDNRMVFWWPQGFAPTIGIGMGLAVLIALARVAPADTSRLLRVAAARPAWCWLAALAVYLVNCARPFSVIGMDAIYSVSGLLVTYAMVALFGLFASLPLVAPGARETRFTRLALANPVMAHLGKVSYGVYLWHFAVMHFVLQPGNVLGGQARPIRELYGLSGFWRLELATVAGAVLLATISHRFVEEPLARRIDRLPGMRRTAPPPAAGQQQRTSLPQRAAEPSAEGRRRDTVRANLVDLENHPGRRLLDETGTPAHDLTQLWALFHAYSTAVDRATAVVVVTGPPAPLGQRHITDDGREELTVDAVLARMDELFRRTARLVLAAAPAPGSDDERTTA from the coding sequence ATGAGCACCACAGAGAAGCGGCGGCGCGACCCCGCGGTGTACGGCATCCGCGGCTGGGCGGCCCTGGCGCTGACCACCGTGCACGTGGCGATGTTCTCCGGGCTGCTGGGCACCCGGGCGTTCGGCGAGCACCGCCCGCCCAGCAACGCCGTCGGCGGGTTCCTCGTCAGCGGGATGCCCTCGTTCATCGGGGTGTTCTTCGTGCTGCCGGCGCTGTACCTGTACCTGCCGCTGGCGCGGGCCGTCATCGCCGGCACCCCCGGCCCGCCGCAGGGCCCGGCGATGGTGCGCCGGCTGGTGCGGCTGCTCCCGGCGTACTGGTTGATGTACGCGGTTGTGCTCGTCGCCCTGAACCGGCAGGACGTGCACGGGCTGTGGGAGGTGCTGCGCCCGGTCCTGCTGCTGCAGATCTACTCCCCCACGCCGTTCGCGCCGCACTTCATCAACGGCATGGAGGTCAGCTGGACCGTGCCCAGCATGGTCCAGTGGTACCTGGCGCTGCCGCTGATCGCCTGGGCGATGCGGCCGTTCGCCGCGCGCGGCGCCACCCCGGCGGCCCGGGCCCGGCGGCTGCTGCTGCCGGTGCCGGTCCTCGTCGCGATCGGCGTGGCCTGGCTGGCCGTGGTCAAGCTGAACGGCTGGGACAACCGGATGGTGTTCTGGTGGCCGCAGGGCTTCGCGCCGACCATCGGCATCGGGATGGGCCTGGCGGTGCTGATCGCGCTGGCCCGGGTCGCGCCCGCGGACACGTCTCGGCTGCTGCGCGTGGCCGCCGCCCGCCCGGCGTGGTGCTGGCTGGCGGCGCTCGCGGTGTACCTGGTGAACTGCGCGCGCCCGTTCAGCGTCATCGGCATGGACGCCATCTACTCGGTGAGCGGGCTGCTGGTGACGTACGCGATGGTGGCGCTCTTCGGGCTGTTCGCGTCGCTGCCGCTGGTGGCGCCGGGCGCCCGGGAGACCCGCTTCACCCGGCTGGCCCTGGCGAACCCGGTGATGGCGCATCTCGGCAAGGTGTCCTACGGGGTGTACCTGTGGCATTTCGCGGTGATGCACTTCGTGCTGCAACCCGGCAATGTGCTCGGCGGGCAGGCGCGGCCGATCCGCGAGCTGTACGGCCTCAGCGGTTTCTGGCGGCTGGAGCTGGCCACGGTCGCCGGGGCGGTGCTGCTGGCCACGATCAGCCACCGGTTCGTGGAGGAGCCGCTGGCCCGCCGCATCGACCGGCTGCCCGGCATGCGCCGCACCGCGCCCCCACCGGCCGCCGGGCAGCAGCAGCGCACCAGCCTGCCGCAGCGCGCAGCCGAACCGAGCGCCGAGGGGCGCCGGCGCGACACCGTCCGGGCCAACCTGGTCGACCTGGAGAACCACCCCGGGCGCCGGCTGCTCGACGAGACCGGCACCCCGGCGCACGACCTGACCCAGCTGTGGGCGCTGTTCCACGCCTATTCCACGGCCGTGGACCGGGCCACGGCGGTCGTGGTGGTGACCGGACCGCCGGCGCCGCTCGGGCAGCGGCACATCACCGACGACGGCCGCGAGGAACTGACCGTCGACGCCGTGCTGGCCCGGATGGACGAGTTGTTCCGGCGTACCGCCCGGCTGGTGCTCGCCGCGGCGCCCGCCCCCGGATCCGACGACGAGAGGACGACAGCATGA